AGGCCTATTCGGAAGACGACGAAGAGTACGAGGACGAGCCGGAGGCCGACGTCTACGAGGACGAGGAGGAGATCGAGGAGGAGGTCGAAGCCGAAGCACCGCCGCCCAAGCGACGTGTGCGCCCACGCAAGGACACCGCCAAGAAGCGCAAGCGGCGCAAGCCGCAACAGACAAGCCTGGCGCTCGACGGCAACGGCGTCGTCACCGTGCCGCCGCTGGAGCTCCTGACCGACGTTGATCCCAATTCGCGCAATGTCATCGACGACGAGGCGCTCGAACAAAACGCGCGCATGCTGGAAGGCGTGCTGCAGGACTTCGGCATTCGTGGCGAGATCGACGAGGTTCGCCCCGGACCAGTCGTAACGCTCTATGAACTGGAGCCGGAAGCCGGCATCCGCGCCAGCCGCGTGATCGGTCTGGCCGACGACATCGCGCGAAACATGAGCGCGATCTCTGCCCGCGTCTCGGTCGTCCCGGGCCGCACGGTGCTTGGCATCGAACTGCCCAACGCCGACCGCGAGACCGTCGCGCTGCGCGAATTGCTCGAGGCGCCGACCTATACGAAGTCCGGCACCAAGCTGCCGATCGCGCTGGGCAAGGAGATTTCCGGCGCGCCGGTGGTCGAAGACCTCGCCCACATGCCGCATCTCCTCGTCGCCGGCACCACCGGTTCGGGCAAGTCGGTCGCGATCAACGCGATGATCCTGTCGCTGCTCTACAAGATGACGCCCGACCAGTGCCGCCTGATCCTGATCGACCCGAAGATGCTGGAGCTGTCGGTCTATGACGACATCCCGCATCTGCTGGCCCCCGTCGTTACAGAGCCCGGTAAGGCGGTTGTGGCGCTGAAGTGGACCGTGCGCGAAATGGAGAACCGCTATCGCGCCATGCAGAAGATCGGCGTGCGCAATATCGACGGCTTCAACAAGCGCGTCGCCGAAGCACAAGCCAAGGGTCTCGAACTGACGCGCACCGTGCAGACCGGCTTCAACACCGATTCAGGCGAGCCGGTGTTCGAGGAAGAGGTCATCGCCGACAAGCCGCTGCCCTATATCGTCGTCGTGGTCGACGAGATGGCCGACCTGATGCTGGTTGCCGGCCGCGACATCGAAGGCGCCATCCAGCGCCTGGCCCAGATGGCGCGCGCCGCCGGCATCCATCTGATCATGGCGACCCAGCGCCCGTCGGTCGACGTCATCACCGGCACCATCAAGGCGA
The Pseudomonadota bacterium genome window above contains:
- a CDS encoding DNA translocase FtsK 4TM domain-containing protein produces the protein MASRSATAPRFRLMPEQVAAYLKRRAVQGAGLLIGIVALALALALLSFDANDPSYNHATTGGVANLMGRPGAYGADILFSWIGFAVVVPVLVLAAWAWRLMAHQHLARPWLGLFALPFATAVLALAFQMTGWPADWPFSVGSGGIVGATLYGILVNVGAVSFIGLTWLAIGFGLFGIILFVLTAGLPRDDVRRAAGGLWFLTTTVAHGLWRGSIVTVVFLRGLYDRLPERNRDEDEEEYEEEAYSEDDEEYEDEPEADVYEDEEEIEEEVEAEAPPPKRRVRPRKDTAKKRKRRKPQQTSLALDGNGVVTVPPLELLTDVDPNSRNVIDDEALEQNARMLEGVLQDFGIRGEIDEVRPGPVVTLYELEPEAGIRASRVIGLADDIARNMSAISARVSVVPGRTVLGIELPNADRETVALRELLEAPTYTKSGTKLPIALGKEISGAPVVEDLAHMPHLLVAGTTGSGKSVAINAMILSLLYKMTPDQCRLILIDPKMLELSVYDDIPHLLAPVVTEPGKAVVALKWTVREMENRYRAMQKIGVRNIDGFNKRVAEAQAKGLELTRTVQTGFNTDSGEPVFEEEVIADKPLPYIVVVVDEMADLMLVAGRDIEGAIQRLAQMARAAGIHLIMATQRPSVDVITGTIKANFPCRVSFHVTSKIDSRTILGEQGAEQLLGKGDMLFMRGGGRVTRIHGPFVGDDEVQQVADFLRRQGKPDYLDDVTEEAFEMPSDIGGGGFGGDAGNDKDKALYDQAVFLVTKEQKASTSFIQRHLKIGYNRAATIIERMEADGVVSAANHVGKREVLAAAPPEL